Proteins found in one Campylobacter canadensis genomic segment:
- the bamD gene encoding outer membrane protein assembly factor BamD codes for MKKNIILALIFSFFLISCAGKKDLFDDYNLSDKAWLERIINNIKKDRLDDADNDYISLYSEHINSELLKSAMLILANAHSNEGEYLLANYYLDEYLKLFGSKQNYEWIKYLKIKNAYSSLKLPNRNQYFLLDVIKLIQDFKFEYPNSQYIFLIRHYESKLELANYILNKDILKLYKRMGYEQSVEVYKQRLENSNFNDIKVIKGYLPWYRKIFE; via the coding sequence ATGAAAAAAAATATTATTTTAGCTTTAATTTTTAGCTTTTTTTTAATTTCTTGTGCTGGTAAGAAAGATTTGTTTGATGATTATAACTTAAGTGATAAAGCTTGGCTTGAAAGAATTATTAATAATATTAAAAAAGATAGACTTGATGATGCAGATAATGATTATATATCTTTATATAGCGAGCATATTAATAGTGAGCTTTTAAAAAGCGCAATGCTAATTTTAGCAAATGCACACTCAAACGAAGGAGAGTATTTATTAGCAAATTATTATTTAGATGAATATTTAAAACTGTTTGGCTCTAAACAAAATTACGAATGGATAAAATATTTAAAGATTAAAAATGCTTATTCATCTTTAAAATTACCAAATAGAAATCAGTATTTTTTACTTGATGTAATAAAATTAATCCAAGATTTTAAGTTTGAATATCCAAATTCTCAATACATTTTTCTAATTAGACATTATGAAAGTAAGCTTGAATTAGCAAATTATATTCTAAATAAGGATATTTTAAAATTATATAAAAGAATGGGCTATGAGCAAAGTGTTGAGGTTTATAAACAAAGACTTGAAAATAGTAATTTTAATGATATAAAAGTTATTAAAGGCTATTTGCCTTGGTATAGAAAAATCTTTGAATAA
- a CDS encoding diguanylate cyclase yields MNDSLNKKIQEAVWSSDLDIGLEEVDSEHRIFMDLIKKAYISINNSYVEFDKNFKEIIQHLLIHFRNEEAFMKAQGIYSKYIEEHQVIHSDFIIQIQNLQRNFIKVNSDSEVNYQVAFAINAIDFIKEWLIFHIVGQDSDIAKQIELIQDKHMSAEEAYKTMQESKNKNVSILIKTINSLLKILEIRNSKLNEIEQDVENRLKKSQEENERIISDNKMKSLTDQLTGIFNRRYAMELLEDISKNENLIYSIISFDLDGFKGVNDTYGHEAGDKVLKVFSNTVEDYLIRANYRGKDPMFHENKAFFCRFGGDEFAIILPNTNIDDALKLANGIHAAINNITVYTDAGVVLWKGKSSLGVASKSLEHTTYNDVIKEADEYLYEVKNSGKNRVGSRNTKMQQGGGVSL; encoded by the coding sequence ATGAATGATAGTTTAAATAAAAAAATACAAGAAGCAGTATGGAGTAGCGATTTAGATATAGGCTTAGAAGAAGTTGATAGCGAACATAGAATTTTTATGGATTTAATAAAAAAAGCTTATATTTCAATTAACAATAGCTATGTAGAATTTGATAAAAATTTTAAAGAAATAATACAGCATTTATTAATACATTTTAGAAATGAAGAAGCTTTTATGAAGGCTCAAGGAATTTATTCTAAATATATTGAAGAACACCAAGTTATACATTCAGATTTTATTATTCAAATACAAAATTTACAAAGAAATTTCATCAAAGTTAATTCAGATTCAGAGGTAAATTACCAAGTCGCTTTTGCAATTAATGCTATTGATTTTATTAAAGAATGGCTTATTTTTCATATTGTAGGACAAGATAGCGACATAGCAAAGCAAATAGAATTAATACAAGATAAACATATGAGCGCAGAAGAAGCTTATAAAACAATGCAAGAAAGTAAAAATAAAAATGTATCAATCCTAATAAAAACAATTAATTCCTTACTAAAAATCTTAGAAATAAGGAATTCTAAGCTAAATGAAATAGAGCAAGATGTTGAAAATAGACTTAAAAAATCTCAAGAAGAAAACGAAAGAATAATTTCTGATAATAAAATGAAGTCTTTAACAGACCAATTAACAGGTATTTTTAACCGCCGCTACGCAATGGAGCTTTTAGAAGATATTTCAAAAAATGAGAATTTAATTTATTCTATTATTTCTTTTGACCTTGATGGTTTTAAGGGGGTAAATGATACTTATGGGCATGAAGCAGGAGATAAGGTATTAAAGGTATTTTCAAATACAGTTGAAGATTATTTAATAAGAGCAAATTATCGTGGAAAAGACCCAATGTTTCATGAAAATAAAGCGTTTTTTTGCCGTTTTGGTGGCGATGAATTTGCTATTATTTTACCAAATACAAATATTGATGATGCTTTAAAATTAGCAAATGGAATTCACGCAGCAATAAATAACATTACCGTTTATACTGACGCTGGTGTTGTGCTTTGGAAGGGTAAATCATCTTTAGGTGTTGCTTCTAAAAGCTTAGAGCATACAACTTATAATGATGTTATTAAAGAAGCTGATGAATATTTATATGAAGTAAAAAATAGTGGTAAAAATCGTGTTGGCTCAAGAAATACAAAAATGCAGCAAGGGGGGGGGGTGAGCCTATAA
- a CDS encoding thiamine-binding protein, translated as MSVTMDFCIFSMSDDSKSDEIAPIIKYLKDKNIPYKLGAMGTSVECDNLKKALKILNKANKLIDKQRVYLVAKFDIHKNREDNLTYKVKSVKEKLKKLEK; from the coding sequence ATGAGCGTTACAATGGATTTTTGTATTTTTTCTATGAGCGATGATTCTAAAAGTGATGAGATTGCACCAATTATTAAGTATTTAAAAGATAAAAATATTCCTTACAAATTAGGCGCAATGGGAACAAGCGTAGAATGTGATAATTTAAAAAAGGCTTTAAAGATTTTAAATAAAGCAAATAAATTAATTGATAAACAAAGAGTTTATTTAGTGGCAAAATTTGATATTCATAAAAATAGAGAAGATAATTTAACTTACAAGGTTAAAAGTGTAAAAGAAAAGCTTAAAAAATTAGAAAAATAA
- a CDS encoding GGDEF domain-containing protein has product MQTSFINDLLNSLPVATFILEILAFIAALYFKKYKESVIILLFFCTRLISLFTNIYQFHNFISIFNPLFYVILACINVKLINYKSYASLSLLGILYFVLAFSLQNNTQFNILASKPIFLQHYAITDLFCIIFVFFFFYILFAYFVQKFSFSIVLAYIFAFIQFVFYKKIEDYNANYFEFSSLIFIIFIAYESKKMVYYDALTGVLNRRAFDMLATKENSIIAICDIDFFKKVNDTYGHDAGDLVLKEVAKVLKKNAQAYRFGGEEFILLFYDMNYKDCINKLNDIRLQVQALKIQVKKNIINVTISMGACLVNNFKNDALKIADERLYKAKQNGRNRVVYE; this is encoded by the coding sequence TTGCAAACATCATTTATAAATGACTTATTAAATTCTTTACCAGTTGCAACATTTATTTTAGAAATACTAGCTTTTATTGCGGCTTTGTATTTTAAAAAATATAAAGAAAGCGTAATAATACTTTTATTTTTTTGCACTAGATTAATAAGCTTATTTACAAACATATATCAATTTCATAATTTTATATCAATTTTTAATCCTTTGTTTTATGTTATCTTAGCTTGTATTAATGTAAAATTAATTAATTATAAATCTTACGCAAGTTTATCTTTGCTAGGTATTTTATATTTTGTTTTAGCTTTTAGCTTGCAAAATAATACCCAGTTTAACATCTTAGCTAGTAAGCCAATATTTTTGCAGCATTATGCTATTACTGATTTGTTTTGCATTATTTTTGTTTTTTTCTTTTTTTATATTCTTTTTGCTTATTTTGTGCAAAAATTTAGTTTTAGTATAGTTTTAGCTTATATTTTTGCTTTTATACAATTTGTATTTTATAAAAAAATTGAAGATTATAATGCAAATTATTTTGAATTTTCTTCTTTAATTTTTATTATTTTTATTGCTTATGAAAGTAAAAAAATGGTTTATTATGATGCTTTAACAGGGGTTTTAAACCGTAGAGCCTTTGATATGCTTGCTACAAAAGAAAATTCTATAATAGCAATTTGCGATATTGATTTTTTTAAAAAGGTTAATGATACTTATGGTCATGATGCTGGAGATTTAGTTTTAAAAGAGGTGGCAAAAGTACTTAAAAAAAATGCACAAGCTTATAGATTTGGTGGGGAAGAATTTATACTTTTATTTTATGATATGAACTATAAAGATTGTATAAATAAGCTAAATGATATAAGATTGCAAGTACAAGCTTTGAAAATTCAAGTAAAAAAGAATATAATTAATGTTACAATAAGTATGGGGGCTTGCCTTGTAAATAATTTCAAAAATGATGCTTTAAAAATAGCTGATGAAAGGCTATATAAAGCAAAACAAAATGGAAGGAATAGGGTAGTATATGAATGA
- the fliW gene encoding flagellar assembly protein FliW, with protein sequence MIFDVKFPIYGFEDVSKVSIEKLEDGFAKLKSEDGKKFVFTMLNPYVICKNYEFDLPISYKALLDVTMSSNIEIYNILMLNSKIEETTINMLAPVILNYDNKTMAQIILDPSQYPFYNPTEKIITFLKQLENNAE encoded by the coding sequence ATGATTTTTGATGTTAAATTCCCAATTTACGGCTTTGAAGATGTAAGCAAGGTTAGTATTGAAAAACTAGAAGATGGTTTTGCAAAATTAAAAAGCGAAGATGGTAAAAAATTTGTTTTTACTATGCTAAATCCTTATGTAATTTGCAAAAATTATGAATTTGATTTACCTATTTCGTATAAAGCACTTTTAGATGTAACTATGAGTTCAAATATTGAAATATACAATATTTTAATGCTAAATTCTAAAATTGAAGAAACAACTATTAATATGTTAGCTCCTGTAATTTTAAATTACGATAATAAAACTATGGCTCAAATCATCCTTGACCCTAGCCAATACCCTTTTTACAATCCAACAGAAAAAATTATTACCTTTTTAAAACAGCTGGAAAATAATGCAGAATAA
- the alaS gene encoding alanine--tRNA ligase produces the protein MDIRKAYLDFFASKNHEVTPSSPLVPSDATLLFANAGMVPFKGIFTGNEQIPNPPRKTSCQTCIRAGGKHNDLDNVGYTARHHTFFEMLGNFSFGDYFKEQAIAYAWEFVTEVLKLPKDRLYVTVHENDDEAFNLWQKHIQKERIYKFGDKDNFWQMGDTGPCGPCSEIFYDQGQEHFNSSEDYMGGDGDRFLEIWNLVFMQYERSADGVLSPLPKPSIDTGMGLERVTAIKEGKFSNFDSSLFMPIINEISKLCNKTYVYESGASFRVIADHIRTSVFLLAQGLSFDKEGRGYVLRRIVRRALRHGYLLGFKQAFMYKLVDVVCDLMGKHYTYLNEKKDFIKEQLFNEEEKFLSTIEKGIVIFNEELKNTKDVFSANVAFKLYDTYGFPLDLTIDMLREKNISLNEDEFNELMNKQKMLAKASWKGSGDKDVSGDFKLLLEKFGENNFLGYEKTECKAKILALLDDDFKQISSAKNNAWVLFDNSVLYATSGGQNYDLGSIFKDNKKIAEVKEVEKFYDLNLAYLQLNEEVKINDEVLIKIDEERRFSIAKNHSATHLLHYALREVLGPTATQAGSFVDYNRLRFDFNYTRVLNKEELEKIQTMVNDMIYASYEADIKTMSIEQAKQMGAMALFDTKYKENVRVLKLGKSIELCGGTHVRNSADIGLFVITKESALSSGVRRIEALTSKYAYLYLKNQADEFNLVKQELKSDNLVKSFANLKNEIKELKNALKNSKEDLTSSKINNVEVCISEFNGFDLKSSVDDFKNKHNNSFIVLLSSNEDKTQVVIGSKNCNIKANDFIKLLGKEFGGGGGGRDDFSSGALKNTNIKEVIEFIKINSKEINAN, from the coding sequence ATGGATATTAGAAAAGCTTATTTAGATTTTTTTGCATCAAAAAATCACGAAGTAACACCATCAAGTCCGCTTGTGCCAAGCGATGCTACTTTACTTTTTGCAAACGCAGGAATGGTACCTTTTAAGGGTATTTTTACAGGCAACGAGCAAATCCCAAACCCTCCACGCAAAACAAGCTGTCAAACCTGCATAAGAGCGGGTGGAAAGCACAATGACTTAGATAATGTTGGCTATACCGCACGCCATCATACCTTTTTTGAAATGCTTGGAAATTTTAGCTTTGGAGATTATTTTAAAGAACAAGCCATAGCTTATGCTTGGGAATTTGTAACTGAAGTTTTAAAACTACCTAAAGATAGACTTTATGTAACCGTGCATGAAAATGATGATGAAGCTTTTAATCTATGGCAAAAACACATTCAAAAAGAAAGAATTTACAAATTTGGCGATAAAGATAACTTCTGGCAAATGGGCGATACAGGTCCTTGTGGTCCTTGTAGTGAGATTTTTTATGATCAAGGGCAAGAGCATTTTAACTCAAGCGAAGATTATATGGGCGGAGATGGAGATAGATTTTTAGAAATCTGGAATCTTGTTTTTATGCAATATGAAAGAAGTGCTGATGGAGTGCTTAGCCCACTGCCAAAACCAAGTATTGATACAGGAATGGGGCTTGAAAGAGTAACTGCAATTAAAGAAGGCAAATTTAGCAATTTTGATAGCTCGCTTTTTATGCCAATTATCAATGAAATTTCAAAGCTTTGTAACAAAACTTATGTTTATGAAAGCGGAGCAAGTTTTAGAGTGATAGCTGATCATATTAGAACAAGTGTATTTTTACTTGCACAAGGTCTTAGTTTTGATAAAGAAGGTAGAGGTTATGTATTAAGAAGAATAGTAAGAAGAGCTTTAAGACACGGATATTTACTAGGTTTTAAACAAGCTTTTATGTATAAATTAGTTGATGTTGTGTGTGATTTAATGGGCAAACATTACACTTATTTAAATGAAAAAAAAGACTTTATAAAAGAGCAATTATTTAATGAAGAGGAAAAATTCTTAAGCACAATTGAAAAAGGAATTGTAATTTTTAATGAAGAATTAAAAAATACAAAGGATGTATTTAGCGCTAATGTTGCTTTTAAACTTTATGATACTTATGGTTTTCCACTTGATTTAACTATTGATATGCTAAGAGAAAAAAATATATCTTTAAATGAAGATGAATTTAACGAACTTATGAATAAGCAAAAAATGCTTGCAAAAGCTTCTTGGAAAGGAAGTGGAGATAAAGATGTTAGCGGAGATTTTAAACTTTTGCTTGAAAAATTCGGCGAAAATAATTTTCTTGGCTATGAAAAAACAGAATGTAAAGCTAAAATTCTTGCTCTTTTAGATGATGATTTTAAACAAATTTCTTCTGCAAAAAATAATGCTTGGGTTTTATTTGATAATAGTGTTTTATATGCTACAAGCGGTGGTCAAAACTATGATTTAGGAAGTATTTTTAAAGATAATAAAAAAATAGCTGAAGTAAAAGAAGTAGAAAAATTTTATGATTTAAATTTAGCTTATTTACAACTAAATGAAGAAGTTAAGATTAACGATGAAGTTTTAATTAAAATTGATGAAGAAAGAAGATTTAGCATAGCAAAAAACCACTCAGCAACCCACTTATTGCATTATGCTTTAAGAGAGGTTTTAGGACCTACTGCAACTCAAGCTGGTTCTTTTGTAGATTACAACCGTTTAAGATTTGATTTTAACTATACAAGAGTTTTAAACAAAGAAGAATTAGAAAAAATTCAAACTATGGTAAATGATATGATTTATGCTTCTTACGAAGCAGATATCAAAACAATGTCAATTGAACAAGCAAAACAAATGGGAGCTATGGCTTTATTTGATACAAAATATAAAGAAAATGTAAGAGTTTTAAAATTAGGAAAAAGTATTGAGCTTTGCGGTGGAACGCATGTAAGAAATAGTGCTGATATAGGCTTATTTGTAATCACTAAAGAAAGTGCTTTAAGTTCTGGCGTAAGAAGAATAGAAGCACTTACTAGCAAATATGCTTATTTATATCTTAAAAATCAAGCTGATGAGTTTAATTTAGTTAAACAAGAATTAAAAAGCGATAATTTAGTAAAAAGCTTTGCAAATTTAAAAAATGAAATTAAAGAATTAAAAAATGCTTTAAAAAATTCTAAAGAAGATTTAACAAGTTCTAAAATAAATAATGTTGAAGTTTGCATAAGTGAATTTAATGGTTTTGATTTAAAAAGCAGCGTAGATGATTTTAAAAATAAACATAATAATTCTTTTATAGTTTTACTAAGTTCTAATGAAGATAAAACCCAAGTAGTAATTGGCTCTAAAAACTGCAATATTAAGGCTAATGATTTTATTAAACTTTTAGGAAAAGAATTTGGCGGCGGTGGCGGCGGTAGAGATGATTTTTCTAGTGGAGCTTTGAAAAATACAAATATAAAAGAAGTAATAGAATTTATTAAAATAAATTCTAAGGAGATTAATGCAAATTAA
- a CDS encoding ABC-F family ATP-binding cassette domain-containing protein, with product MVEIKQITMRYPTGVLFENVNLSLKRGEKYGLIGANGAGKSTFLKILAGQLEATSGEVSFENGVRFGVLEQNQFKYEEFSIKDAVLMGNARLYNAVKEKENIYATCTDYTDEINNKLSELEMICAEEDPNYEYETRIEKILSSLKLNNYDELMKNIQNADKFKVLIAQVLFLKPDVLFLDEPTNNLDLEAINWLENELKRHEGTMVIISHDRFFLNSICTRMLDVDFKQIREFAGNYDDWYMQSTLIKRQKEASLAKNLKEKEALEKFIARFSANASKARQATSRAKNLAKLDVSEIEISSRRDPSILFRANREIGNEVLELNNISKKYDKSLFENLNLKVNKGDKIAIIGASGVGKSTLAKIIMNEVKPDSGDVKLGATIELSYFAQDTSSIINEDAKLYDYLITQKHKDIDEIRKCLGRMLFSGADQEKKAKDLSGGEKHRLMLSKIMLERANFLLLDEPNNHLDLESIIALGEALYEFSGVVICISHDRELINSYANRIWCIEDSKLIDFQGSYEEFLEQRQTNDL from the coding sequence ATGGTAGAAATTAAACAAATCACAATGAGATACCCAACTGGTGTTTTATTTGAAAATGTAAATTTAAGTTTAAAAAGGGGCGAAAAATACGGACTTATCGGTGCAAATGGCGCTGGAAAATCTACTTTTTTAAAAATCTTAGCAGGACAGCTTGAAGCAACTAGTGGAGAGGTTAGTTTTGAAAATGGTGTTAGATTTGGAGTATTAGAACAAAATCAATTTAAATATGAAGAATTTAGCATAAAAGATGCTGTTTTAATGGGAAATGCAAGACTTTATAATGCTGTAAAAGAAAAAGAAAATATTTATGCAACTTGCACTGATTATACTGATGAAATAAACAATAAACTAAGCGAACTTGAGATGATTTGTGCTGAAGAAGACCCAAATTATGAATATGAAACAAGAATAGAAAAAATTCTTAGCTCTTTAAAATTAAATAATTATGATGAGCTTATGAAAAATATTCAAAATGCTGATAAATTTAAAGTTTTAATTGCTCAAGTTTTATTTTTAAAACCTGATGTATTATTTTTAGATGAGCCTACAAACAACCTTGATTTAGAAGCAATAAATTGGCTAGAAAATGAACTTAAACGCCACGAAGGAACAATGGTTATTATCTCTCACGATAGATTTTTCTTAAATAGTATTTGCACAAGAATGCTTGATGTTGATTTTAAACAAATTCGTGAATTTGCTGGAAATTACGATGATTGGTATATGCAAAGTACGCTTATTAAAAGACAAAAAGAAGCAAGCCTAGCTAAAAACTTAAAAGAAAAAGAAGCGCTTGAAAAATTCATCGCTCGTTTTAGTGCAAACGCTTCAAAGGCAAGACAAGCAACAAGTAGAGCAAAAAACTTAGCAAAACTTGATGTAAGTGAGATTGAGATTTCAAGTAGGCGTGACCCTTCTATTTTATTTAGGGCAAATCGTGAGATTGGAAATGAGGTTTTAGAATTAAATAATATAAGTAAAAAATACGATAAAAGCCTTTTTGAAAATCTAAATCTTAAAGTAAATAAGGGCGATAAAATAGCTATTATTGGTGCAAGTGGTGTTGGCAAAAGTACATTAGCAAAAATAATAATGAATGAAGTTAAGCCAGATAGCGGAGATGTAAAACTAGGTGCAACAATTGAGCTTAGCTATTTTGCACAAGATACTTCAAGCATTATAAATGAAGATGCAAAATTATATGATTATTTAATCACACAAAAACACAAAGATATTGATGAAATTAGAAAATGTCTTGGAAGAATGCTTTTTAGCGGGGCTGATCAAGAAAAAAAGGCAAAAGATTTAAGCGGTGGAGAAAAACATAGACTTATGCTAAGTAAAATAATGCTTGAAAGGGCAAACTTTTTATTACTTGATGAGCCAAATAACCATTTAGATTTAGAAAGCATAATTGCACTTGGCGAGGCCTTGTACGAATTTAGCGGAGTAGTTATTTGCATTAGCCACGATAGAGAATTGATTAATTCTTACGCTAATCGTATTTGGTGCATTGAAGATTCAAAATTAATTGATTTTCAAGGAAGTTATGAAGAATTTTTAGAACAAAGGCAAACAAATGATTTATAA
- the hemH gene encoding ferrochelatase produces MKVVYFLNMGGVNKLDECELFLKNMFNDENILDIKSTFLRKMISFFIRKSRIKQMKKNYIQIGSKSPLSDIQSSLCDKLNQMQSEYLFDYISTYVPPFAKDVLAKYQFSDDDEVILFPLYPHYSQTTVKSALNDFKKHYKALAKVKIVDVFYDDMDYNDLIIKQILAKQEEAKANVLILSAHSLPQKIINKGDAYEKHILKQFSLLKERLKYDFKYIELAYQSKLGPVKWLEPSISDVLTQYDKKGLSVLIYPLSFCIDCSETVFELAIEYKHQYKHKYNLCECLNDSDDFCAYILNKIKLL; encoded by the coding sequence ATGAAGGTAGTTTATTTTTTAAATATGGGCGGAGTAAATAAACTTGATGAATGTGAATTATTTTTAAAAAATATGTTTAATGATGAAAATATTTTAGATATAAAATCAACTTTTTTAAGAAAGATGATTTCATTTTTTATAAGAAAATCAAGAATAAAACAAATGAAAAAAAATTATATTCAAATTGGCTCAAAAAGCCCATTAAGCGATATTCAAAGCTCTTTATGTGATAAATTAAATCAAATGCAAAGCGAATATTTATTTGATTATATATCAACTTATGTTCCGCCTTTTGCAAAAGATGTTTTAGCAAAATATCAATTTAGCGATGATGATGAAGTAATTTTATTTCCTTTATATCCGCATTATTCTCAAACTACCGTAAAATCTGCTTTAAATGATTTTAAAAAGCATTATAAAGCTTTAGCAAAGGTAAAAATAGTTGATGTTTTTTACGATGATATGGATTATAATGATTTAATAATAAAACAAATTCTAGCAAAACAAGAAGAAGCTAAGGCAAATGTTTTAATATTAAGCGCTCATTCTTTACCGCAAAAAATTATTAACAAGGGCGATGCTTATGAAAAGCATATTTTAAAACAATTTTCACTACTAAAAGAAAGATTAAAATATGATTTTAAATATATTGAATTAGCATACCAATCAAAACTAGGCCCTGTAAAATGGCTAGAGCCTAGCATTAGTGATGTTTTAACGCAGTACGATAAAAAAGGCTTATCGGTTTTAATTTATCCTTTATCTTTTTGTATTGATTGCTCTGAAACAGTCTTTGAACTTGCTATTGAATACAAACACCAATACAAACATAAATATAATTTATGCGAATGCTTAAATGATAGCGATGATTTTTGTGCCTATATACTAAATAAAATTAAGCTTTTATAG
- a CDS encoding transglycosylase domain-containing protein, which produces MRVLIYFLSFCLLSLAVAFIALYFFVHSTDIDINNYKVKLSTQIYDRNGVLIANVFDENRLYAKFDEIPPKLIEALVAIEDTSFFEHGGINIDAIFRAIIKDIQKGRLAEGASTLTQQLVKNVYLTNEKSLQRKLKEAIISYEIEDNLSKEEILERYLNTIFLGHGYYGIKTAAQGYFHKNLDELNLKEMAILVGLPKAPSTYDPTKRLDLSLSRANAVIKRMYSLGWISKDEYEQNLNYKPVIYDESLSKNQAPYIVDEVIRQLKNAGIEDVKTGGYKIELSIDLNTQQLAQDALKFAWDAIVKRDANIDLNQINGAMVVTNPHTGEVLALVGGIDYEASKFNRATMSNRQLGSSFKPFVYLSALDLGYSPASKIADIARVFETVDAKGEKLIWKPSNITKNFSGLITLKEALSKSRNLATINLMLDCGLNVIHSSISDFGFHSVPKNLSIGLGSFGVSPYEYAELYSIISNYGLKQPIYLISHIYDKDGNEISIADKSPKEIVKAEQAFLMIDMLMDVVNNGSGRGAKLADIELAGKTGTSNKSIDAWFVGFSPEIQVVTWFGNDNNKPMKKYEGGARTAVPAFKYFMQNYIKLHPDTKRTFDIPDGVFKRQIDGKTWYYTNTSLLPKINNSDITLEQIEEEGLMF; this is translated from the coding sequence ATGAGAGTGCTAATATATTTTTTAAGCTTTTGTTTACTTAGCCTTGCTGTTGCTTTTATTGCTTTATATTTTTTTGTTCATTCAACTGATATAGATATAAATAATTACAAAGTAAAACTTAGCACTCAAATCTATGATAGAAATGGAGTTTTAATTGCAAATGTTTTTGATGAAAATAGACTTTATGCAAAATTTGATGAAATTCCACCAAAATTAATTGAAGCCTTAGTTGCTATAGAAGATACAAGCTTTTTTGAACACGGAGGAATAAATATTGATGCTATTTTTAGAGCAATAATTAAAGATATTCAAAAAGGTCGCTTAGCAGAAGGAGCATCAACTCTTACTCAACAATTAGTAAAAAATGTTTATTTAACCAATGAAAAAAGCTTACAAAGAAAACTAAAAGAAGCAATAATTAGCTATGAAATAGAAGATAATTTAAGCAAGGAAGAAATCTTAGAAAGATATCTAAATACAATATTTTTAGGACACGGATATTACGGCATTAAAACTGCAGCACAAGGATATTTTCATAAGAATTTAGATGAATTAAACCTAAAAGAAATGGCAATTTTAGTTGGCTTACCAAAAGCACCTAGCACATACGACCCAACAAAAAGACTGGATTTATCTCTTTCAAGAGCAAATGCTGTTATTAAAAGAATGTATTCTTTAGGCTGGATTAGCAAAGATGAATATGAACAAAACTTAAATTACAAACCAGTAATTTATGATGAAAGCCTTAGCAAAAATCAAGCACCTTACATAGTTGATGAAGTGATAAGACAACTAAAAAATGCAGGCATTGAAGATGTAAAAACAGGTGGATATAAAATTGAGCTTAGCATAGATTTAAACACCCAGCAACTTGCACAAGATGCTTTGAAATTCGCTTGGGATGCAATTGTTAAAAGAGATGCTAATATTGATTTAAATCAAATAAACGGTGCTATGGTTGTAACTAATCCACATACAGGAGAGGTATTAGCCTTAGTTGGCGGGATTGATTATGAAGCATCTAAATTTAATAGAGCCACAATGAGTAATAGGCAGCTTGGTTCAAGCTTTAAACCTTTTGTATATCTTAGTGCGCTTGATTTAGGCTATTCTCCAGCTAGTAAAATAGCTGATATTGCTAGAGTTTTTGAAACCGTTGATGCAAAAGGAGAAAAGCTAATTTGGAAACCAAGTAATATTACTAAAAATTTTAGCGGTTTAATAACCTTAAAAGAAGCCTTATCAAAAAGCAGAAACCTAGCTACTATCAATCTTATGCTTGATTGCGGACTTAATGTAATTCATTCTAGCATTAGTGATTTTGGCTTTCACTCGGTGCCTAAAAATCTATCAATTGGGCTTGGTAGCTTTGGTGTTAGCCCTTATGAATATGCAGAATTGTATAGTATAATTTCAAATTACGGCTTAAAACAGCCTATTTATTTAATATCTCATATTTATGATAAAGATGGTAATGAAATTAGCATAGCAGATAAAAGCCCTAAAGAGATTGTAAAAGCAGAACAAGCATTTTTGATGATTGATATGCTTATGGATGTTGTAAATAATGGAAGTGGGCGTGGAGCTAAGTTAGCTGATATTGAATTAGCAGGAAAAACAGGTACTTCAAATAAAAGTATTGATGCTTGGTTTGTAGGCTTTAGTCCTGAAATTCAAGTTGTAACTTGGTTTGGAAACGATAACAATAAGCCTATGAAAAAATACGAAGGTGGTGCTAGAACAGCTGTACCTGCTTTTAAATATTTTATGCAAAATTACATAAAATTACACCCTGATACAAAACGCACCTTTGATATACCAGATGGGGTTTTTAAAAGACAAATTGATGGTAAAACTTGGTATTATACAAATACTTCTTTATTACCTAAAATAAATAATTCTGATATTACCTTAGAGCAAATTGAAGAAGAAGGGCTTATGTTTTAA